The proteins below come from a single Benincasa hispida cultivar B227 chromosome 4, ASM972705v1, whole genome shotgun sequence genomic window:
- the LOC120075966 gene encoding alpha/beta hydrolase domain-containing protein 17C-like: MGSAASSMAAKFAFFPPDPPSYSVFSDDKIVGKLRMSNVEERENVDVLKVKTKRRNEIVCMYVKNFCSSLTVLYSHGNAADLGQIYQLLIQLSLHLGVNIIGYDYSGYGQSSGKASEEDTYADIEAVYKCLQETYGVKEEQTILYGQSVGSGPTLELATRLPAARAVVLHSPILSGLRVLYPTLKKTFWFDIYKNVDKIPLIDCPVLVIHGTEDEVVDFSHGRQLWELCKDKYEPLWLKGGNHCDLELFPQYLTHLRNFISAVHKLHPSRNINLKQYDINNPQQADERNKKSRVSNSSSRLEKSRPSTDYKLKDDDKSRNSMDQLLKSRHNSEKPRNSFDRLGDIVRSVGLCNVVDCLKHPTAET; this comes from the exons ATGGGGTCAGCAGCGTCCTCGATGGCAGCCAAGTTTGCGTTCTTCCCACCCGATCCACCATCTTACAG TGTGTTTTCCGATGACAAGATCGTCGGGAAATTGAGGATGTCGAACGtggaggagagagaaaatgtgGATGTGCTGAAAGTGAAGACAAAGAGAAGGAATGAGATTGTGTGTATGTATGTGAAGAACTTTTGTTCTTCATTGACAGTGCTTTATTCCCATGGAAATGCTGCAGATCTTGGCCAGATTTACCAACTTCTCATTCAACTTAGTCTTCATTTGGGTGTCAACATTATTGG GTATGATTATTCTGGCTATGGACAGTCCTCTGGAAAG GCAAGTGAAGAAGACACGTACGCGGACATAGAAGCAGTCTACAAATGCTTACAAGAAACGTACGGTGTAAAAGAAGAGCAAACAATTCTGTACGGACAATCTGTCGGAAGTGGGCCCACTTTGGAACTGGCCACACGGCTGCCTGCGGCGAGGGCCGTCGTCCTCCACAGCCCAATTCTCTCCGGCCTCCGTGTCCTCTATCCTACTCTCAAGAAAACTTTCTGGTTTGACATTTACAAg AATGTTGACAAGATTCCACTAATTGATTGCCCAGTGTTAGTTATTCAT gGAACTGAAGATGAAGTTGTGGATTTTTCCCATGGAAGGCAACTATGGGAGCTTTGCAAAGATAAGTATGAACCTTTGTGGCTCAAAGGAGGAAACCATTGTGACTTAGAACTTTTTCCACAATACTTAACTCATCTTCGTAACTTCATTTCTGCCGTACACAAGCTACATCCTTCAAGGAACATCAACCTTAAACAATACGACATTAATAATCCACAACAAGCTgatgaaagaaacaaaaaatctaGAGTTAGCAATAGTAGTAGTCGTCTTGAGAAATCAAGACCAAGCACCGACTACAAGCTCAAGGACGATGACAAGTCGAGGAACAGCATGGATCAGTTGTTAAAGTCGAGGCACAACTCGGAGAAACCGCGAAACAGTTTTGATCG GTTGGGAGATATAGTCAGGTCGGTTGGATTGTGCAATGTTGTCGATTGTTTGAAGCACCCGACTGCAGAAACTTGA